The following proteins come from a genomic window of Plutella xylostella chromosome 22, ilPluXylo3.1, whole genome shotgun sequence:
- the LOC105394079 gene encoding RPII140-upstream gene protein: protein MFRVLNIARVTPVFVFPLMEDRNKYDGDNLNRKPKKEINTGYDRLKEMYTRNEYLEASVELYNVVQATFTGAFIGACMGGFVRSREAYLYFIENNQATIFTSTMEAKKKLQDYVTVAFAKGATYWGWRLALFTGIFSLVSTTISVYRGETSVIEYTVAGAITGGLYRANLGLAATCVGAGLGGVLSSFGGLAIVLLLKITGVTMEDIRCALHTIKEAREDQFNQAVEKAATIKNDDLTIQHDLLVQEKGEKKIEDI from the exons ATGTTTCGGGTTTTAAATATAGCTAGAGTCACCCCAGTGTTTGTATTTCCTTTAATGGAAGACCGTAACAAATACGATGGTGACAATTTAAATAGGAAACcgaaaaaagaaataaataccgGCTATGATAGACTCAAGGAAATGTACACAAGGAA TGAGTATTTGGAAGCATCCGTAGAACTGTACAATGTTGTCCAAGCTACCTTCACTGGCGCATTTATTGGAGCGTGTATGGGAGGATTTGTGCGGTCACGGGAGGCCTACCTATATTTCATTGAAAACAATCAAGCAACAATTTTCACATCAACTATGGAAGCAAAG AAAAAGCTACAGGATTATGTGACAGTGGCGTTTGCTAAAGGTGCTACCTACTGGGGTTGGAGATTAGCTTTGTTTACTGGAATCTTCAG TTTAGTTTCAACTACAATATCAGTGTATCGGGGTGAGACATCTGTGATAGAGTACACAGTTGCCGGGGCAATAACTGGCGGGCTATACCGAGCCAACCTTGGATTAGCTGCTACCTGTGTTGGGGCTGGATTAG GTGGTGTCTTGAGTTCATTTGGTGGCCTCGCTATTGTGTTGCTCCTTAAGATTACTGGCGTGACTATGGAAGATATAAGATGTGCATTGCACACTATTAAAGAAGCCAG GGAGGATCAATTTAACCAAGCTGTAGAAAAGGCGGCGACTATCAAAAATGATGACTTGACAATCCAGCATGATCTACTGGTGCAAGAAAAAGGGGAGAAGAAAATTGaggatatttaa
- the LOC105394068 gene encoding twinfilin, producing the protein MSHQTGIQANAELKKYFGKCREGKIRAMKISIDNETLTLAKHYPTKGTWEQDFDKYVPPLIVDDIPCYILYRLDTKNSLGHEWLLLSWSPDEAAVRHKMLYASTKATLKQEFGSALIKDEMHATAKDEMCLKGYKAHLSGISAPAPLTEREEALKELQQNDHNTNYSTDSRQSTMGGVAFPITDAAKQGILDLQRGSYNYLQFKIDLEEERIHLSKASKISLLDLPQQVPSDVARYHLYIFSHVYEGDHMDSVVFIYSMPGYNCTIKERMMYSSCKGQFLEIIESLGIVVEKRLEIDDGKELTEEFLYDEIHPKRNIHRPAFAKPKGPPNRGAKRITKSQPAQ; encoded by the exons ATGTCTCACCAGACTGGAATACAAG CTAATGCAGAACTCAAGAAATATTTTGGCAAATGTCGTGAAGGCAAAATACGTGCCATGAAAATCAGTATAGACAATG AAACCCTGACCTTAGCCAAACATTACCCTACAAAAGGCACCTGGGAGCAAGATTTCGATAAATATGTTCCTCCATTAATTGTTGATGATATACCTTGCTACATATTGTACAG ATTGGACACGAAAAACTCCCTCGGCCACGAGTGGTTACTACTGAGCTGGTCCCCTGATGAGGCAGCCGTTCGTCACAAAATGCTGTACGCTTCAACTAAAGCTACTTTGAAGCAGGAGTTTGGATCTGCCCTTATTAAGGATGAAATGCATGCAACTGCTAAG GATGAGATGTGCCTCAAAGGGTACAAGGCGCATCTGTCAGGCATcagcgcccccgcgccgctcACTGAGAGGGAAGAAGCACTGAAGGAATTGCAGCAGAATGATCACAACACCAACTATAGCACTGACTCCAG ACAATCCACAATGGGCGGAGTGGCGTTTCCCATCACAGACGCGGCGAAACAGGGAATCCTTGATCTCCAAAGAGGCTCCTATAACTATCTACAATTTAAAATAG ATTTAGAAGAGGAGAGAATCCACTTATCGAAAGCGTCAAAGATATCGTTGCTAGACCTGCCCCAGCAGGTTCCGAGCGACGTGGCGCGGTATCACCTGTACATATTCTCACACGTGTATGAAGGCGATCATATGGACAGCGTCG TGTTCATATACTCAATGCCGGGATACAACTGCACTATCAAAGAGAGGATGATGTATTCCAGTTGTAAAGGGCAATTCCTAGAAATCATTGAAAGTCTTGGAATTGTTGTGGAGAAAAGA TTGGAAATTGACGACGGCAAAGAACTGACTGAAGAGTTCCTATACGACGAGATTCATCCAAAAAGGAATATCCACCGGCCGGCGTTCGCCAAACCGAAGGGACCCCCGAACAGGGGCGCCAAGAGGATCACCAAGTCCCAACCTGCtcagtaa